One genomic window of Coffea eugenioides isolate CCC68of chromosome 1, Ceug_1.0, whole genome shotgun sequence includes the following:
- the LOC113761678 gene encoding uncharacterized protein LOC113761678 isoform X1: MSHRTLDSRHAIESCTLQLHGWRPFQLSAIIPNQTFDSDSPKPYPATTVLHTKRPCRADRGTSFSIEALDISRLSLFDDDRPLSSAAHKRDGVRWFARKRRRRGSRSVSGRSSDRSRSGTYRRRCCSVGASAAYATCSDFPVAAGTDSSGELFVNGDANWSSDVSEAARNTRRERENGNGEKEHLITAFGHAGNFDNQGNESGYGSEPGYRGDAEIGYGDEFDEEEDDPRLPFWGQQFGDNVSNPERVGENPPLKAHHRCRRKKHDFRMIDAIR, translated from the exons ATGTCCCACAGAACCCTAGACTCCCGGCACGCCATAGAATCCTGCACTTTGCAGCTACACGGCTGGAGACCCTTTCAACTCTCGGCCATTATACCTAATCAAACCTTCGACTCTGATTCTCCCAAACCCTATCCCGCCACCACTGTCCTCCACACCAAGCGCCCCTGCCGAGCCGACAGAGGCACCTCCTTCTCCATCGAGGCCCTCGACATATCCAGGCTAAGCTTGTTCGACGATGATCGCCCTTTATCGTCCGCAGCCCACAAGCGCGACGGAGTTAGGTGGTTCGCCCGGAAGCGCCGCCGCCGTGGATCTAGGTCCGTGTCCGGGAGAAGCAGTGATCGAAGTCGGAGCGGGACTTATCGCCGCCGTTGCTGCTCTGTTGGGGCGTCGGCCGCCTACGCTACTTGCTCCGATTTTCCGGTGGCCGCAGGAACTGATTCCAGTGGGGAGCTGTTTGTGAACGGGGATGCCAATTGGTCGTCGGATGTGAGCGAGGCGGCGAGGAATACgaggagggagagggagaatgGGAATGGTGAGAAAGAGCATTTGATTACTGCGTTTGGGCATGCCGGGAATTTTGACAACCAGGGTAACGAATCGGGCTATGGGAGTGAACCGGGTTACCGTGGCGATGCGGAGATAGGGTACGGCGATGAGTTTGATGAGGAAGAGGATGATCCCCGACTCCCATTCTGGGGACAGCAATTTGGAG ATAACGTTTCCAACCCGGAAAGAGTTGGGGAGAATCCACCGCTGAAAGCTCATCATAGATGCCGACGCAAGAAACACGATTTTAGAATGATCGATGCTATAAGGTAG
- the LOC113751605 gene encoding DExH-box ATP-dependent RNA helicase DExH8: MASSPTSSSCSSYSSPFASSSSSSSNFASLSISAMRDKIIEKIQENRVTLIVGEPGCGKSSQVPQFLLEENIEPILCTQPRRFAVVAVASMVAKARKCEVGGEIGYHIGHSKVFSARSKIIFKTAGVLLDEMREKGSHALKYKVIILDEVHERSVESDLVLVCVKQFLLKNTGLRLVLMSATADIAKYREYFRDLGRGERVEVLAIPTTSKDTIFQRKVLYLEQVTEFLGIRSENLPLKYCSGPSPLMADAGIKAEVHKLIHDLVLHIHKNEPDIEKSILIFLPTYYSLEQQWFFLKPFSKTFKVHILHRSVDTEQALKAMKIWKSHRKVILATNIAESSVTIPHVGYVIDSCRSLRVFWDNNRKIDSAELVWVSQSQANQRKGRTGRTCDGNVYRLVTGSFFNQLEEYEPSAILRLSLRQQVLQLCCAESKAINDPRVLLQKALDPPYPQVVDDAMDLLVRIHALGRTLSRGRPEPTFYGRLVSSFNLSFDASVLILKFGDLGMLREGILVGILMDMQPLPILRPFGQEYLHVDYSSNYYSEDSRSTGLTGRKEVLCMANLGAFQFWQLVFKDNCRLERLKQLLKFDGTEDEHGMLPKIEEEWCSNHYLVQSAINQVADSYDEIVSSLHRFRPKCLVTSNGVPSYYEPREYWHTCYLPSEQNRGADALGVDDDELELHNGIQKCAAVPFVSFSHFRMSEVAEKLAAVVKEMRVKHRGDISGDHKETADSHDCHTVMEASVCKFFINGLCNKGSQCLYSHSLQAKRPLCKFFFSLQGCRNGEFCFFSHDSISSSPGNGVSSCLPEDENADARTLLQLLPASPQECVLVLDDTDFRFSSNLARHCCPSSIILTTPSPHESTIDPLLKGVKILWGLSHPYETIICKAGENVVPWNKVKCILWFPQFDSEYLEVQKGQIKTFFEYLSIRFLADALYEVRVIITMNNIRFSQLQVEKLARDAFFFLEESFPYDEQSFGELFDEISTKKAMAVAKPISYVFRVHPPANIQFGDYRKVLHQRLNDIN, translated from the exons ATGGCATCCTCCCCCACTTCATCATCTTGCTCTTCATACTCGTCGCCATTTGCATCGTCGTCGTCATCTTCGTCGAATTTTGCTTCTCTTTCGATATCGGCAATGAGGGACAAAATTATCGAGAAAATTCAGGAAAACCGCGTCACTCTGATCGTCGGCGAACCTGGTTGCG GGAAGAGTTCACAAGTTCCCCAGTTCTTACTGGAAGAAAACATTGAGCCCATTCTCTGTACACAACCAAGAAGATTTGCCGTTGTTGCAGTTGCCAGCATGGTTGCAAAGGCTCGGAAATGCGAAGTTGGTGGAGAGATTGGATATCATATAGGTCATTCAAAGGTTTTCTCAGCAAG GTCAAAAATTATCTTCAAAACTGCTGGAGTTTTGTTGGATGAAATGCGAGAGAAGGGATCGCATGCATTGAAGTACAAAGTTATAATTCTTGATGAAGTGCATGAAAGATCAGTCGAGTCGGATCTTGTTCTTGTTTGTGTGAAGCAGTTTTTGCTTAAAAATACTGGCCTGAG GCTTGTGTTGATGTCTGCTACTGCTGATATTGCTAAATATCGGGAGTACTTCAGGGATCTTGGCAGGGGTGAAAGGGTAGAAGTGTTGGCAATTCCTACTACCAGCAAAGACACCATATTCCAGCGGAAAGTTCTGTATCTTGAACAG GTGACTGAATTCCTTGGAATAAGATCAGAGAACTTGCCTTTGAAATATTGTTCTGGACCAAGCCCATTGATGGCTGATGCTGGTATTAAAGCTGAAGTGCACAAGCTTATACATGATTTGGTGTTGCACATTCATAAAAATGAACCTGATATTGAAAAGAGCATTTTGATCTTCCTCCCTACATACTATTCACTCGAGCAACAATGGTTTTTTCTGAAGCCTTTTAGTAAAACATTCAAGGTTCACATTCTGCATCGCAGTGTTGATACTGAACAAGCTCTGAAGGCCATGAAGATATGGAAGTCCCACAGGAAG GTAATATTGGCCACGAATATTGCTGAATCATCAGTCACAATTCCCCATGTGGGCTATGTAATTGATTCATGCCGTTCTTTACGAGTTTTCTGGGACAACAATCGTAAAATAGATTCTGCAGAACTTGTGTGGGTTTCCCAGTCTCAG GCCAACCAGCGCAAGGGAAGAACAGGTCGGACTTGTGACGGAAATGTCTATCGCTTAGTTACAGGATCCTTCTTCAATCAACTGGAAGAATATGAGCCTTCAGCAATACTGAGGTTGTCGTTAAGGCAGCAAGTACTTCAACTCTGCTGTGCTGAATCTAAAGCTATAAATGATCCCAGAG TCTTGTTGCAAAAGGCTCTGGATCCTCCGTACCCTCAAGTTGTTGATGATGCTATGGATTTGCTTGTACGCATCCATGCATTAGGAAGAACACTGTCTAGGGGCCGGCCTGAGCCTACATTTTATGGACGACTGGTCTCTAGTTTCAACCTGTCATTTGATGCTTCTGTCCTTATTCTTAAGTTTGGAGACCTAGGTATGCTACGTGAAGGCATCCTGGTAGGCATACTAATGGATATGCAGCCTCTGCCTATTCTTCGACCCTTTGGCCAAGAATATTTG CATGTGGATTACTCTAGTAACTATTATTCAGAAGACAGCAGGAGCACTGGATTAACAGGAAGAAAGGAGGTCCTTTGTATGGCAAATTTGGGTGCATTTCAGTTTTGGCAACTTGTTTTCAAG GACAATTGTCGTCTTGAAAGGTTGAAACAGCTTCTTAAATTTGATGGAACAGAAGATGAACATGGCATGCTGCCTAAGATTGAGGAAGAGTGGTGCTCAAATCACTATCTTGTGCAATCAGCCATCAATCAAGTTGCTGACTCAT ATGATGAGATTGTAAGTTCGTTGCACCGCTTCCGACCCAAATGTTTGGTAACATCGAATGGTGTACCATCATATTATGAACCTCGCGAATATTGGCACACATGTTATCTTCCCTCTGAGCAAAATAGGGGTGCTGATGCACTAGGTGTTGATGATGATGAGTTGGAGCTTCACAATGGAATCCAAAAATGTGCTGCTGTACCCTTTGTCTCATTCAGTCACTTTCGAATGTCTGAAGTTGCTGAAAAGTTGGCAGCAGTTGTTAAAGAG ATGAGAGTTAAGCACAGAGGAGATATATCTGGTGATCATAAAGAAACTGCTGACAGTCATGATTGTCATACCGTTATGGAGGCTTCTGTATGTAAATTTTTCATTAATGGGCTCTGCAACAAGGGCAGTCAATGTTTGTACTCTCATTCTCTGCAAGCAAAAAGACCTCTTTGTAAATTCTTCTTCTCTTTACAG GGGTGCCGTAATGGAGAATTTTGCTTCTTTTCTcatgattcaatttcttcatcacCAGGCAATGGGGTAAGCTCCTGCTTGCCAGAAGATGAAAATGCCGATGCACGTACACTTTTGCAATTATTGCCCGCATCTCCACAAGAATGCGTCCTGGTGTTGGATGATACTGATTTTCGCTTTTCTTCTAATCTTGCACGTCACTGTTGCCCGTCCTCTATAATTTTGACAACACCTTCCCCGCATGAATCCACAATTGACCCATTGCTGAAGGGTGTCAAAATTCTGTGGGGTCTGTCCCACCCCTATGAGACAATCATCTGCAAAGCAGGGGAGAATGTGGTCCCATGGAATAAAGTTAAATGCATACTGTGGTTTCCTCAGTTTGATAGCGAATATTTGGAGGTACAGAAAGGTCAAATAAAGACTTTCTTTGAGTATTTATCCATCCGGTTCTTGGCAGATGCGCTATATGAAGTGCGAGTAATCATTACAATGAACAACATTCGGTTTTCTCAGTTGCAG GTTGAAAAGTTGGCCAGGGATGCCTTCTTCTTTCTTGAGGAGTCATTTCCTTATGATGAGCAAAGCTTTGGGGAACTGTTTGATGAAATATCTACAAAGAAGGCGATGGCAGTGGCAAAGCCAATTTCATATGTTTTCAGAGTGCATCCGCCCGCGAACATCCAATTTGGTGATTACCGAAAAGTGCTTCACCAACGTTTAAATGACATCAATTAA
- the LOC113761678 gene encoding uncharacterized protein LOC113761678 isoform X2, with the protein MSHRTLDSRHAIESCTLQLHGWRPFQLSAIIPNQTFDSDSPKPYPATTVLHTKRPCRADRGTSFSIEALDISRLSLFDDDRPLSSAAHKRDGVRWFARKRRRRGSRSVSGRSSDRSRSGTYRRRCCSVGASAAYATCSDFPVAAGTDSSGELFVNGDANWSSDVSEAARNTRRERENGNGEKEHLITAFGHAGNFDNQGNESGYGSEPGYRGDAEIGYGDEFDEEEDDPRLPFWGQQFGGLIDWITYDYSYLQPIMLAN; encoded by the exons ATGTCCCACAGAACCCTAGACTCCCGGCACGCCATAGAATCCTGCACTTTGCAGCTACACGGCTGGAGACCCTTTCAACTCTCGGCCATTATACCTAATCAAACCTTCGACTCTGATTCTCCCAAACCCTATCCCGCCACCACTGTCCTCCACACCAAGCGCCCCTGCCGAGCCGACAGAGGCACCTCCTTCTCCATCGAGGCCCTCGACATATCCAGGCTAAGCTTGTTCGACGATGATCGCCCTTTATCGTCCGCAGCCCACAAGCGCGACGGAGTTAGGTGGTTCGCCCGGAAGCGCCGCCGCCGTGGATCTAGGTCCGTGTCCGGGAGAAGCAGTGATCGAAGTCGGAGCGGGACTTATCGCCGCCGTTGCTGCTCTGTTGGGGCGTCGGCCGCCTACGCTACTTGCTCCGATTTTCCGGTGGCCGCAGGAACTGATTCCAGTGGGGAGCTGTTTGTGAACGGGGATGCCAATTGGTCGTCGGATGTGAGCGAGGCGGCGAGGAATACgaggagggagagggagaatgGGAATGGTGAGAAAGAGCATTTGATTACTGCGTTTGGGCATGCCGGGAATTTTGACAACCAGGGTAACGAATCGGGCTATGGGAGTGAACCGGGTTACCGTGGCGATGCGGAGATAGGGTACGGCGATGAGTTTGATGAGGAAGAGGATGATCCCCGACTCCCATTCTGGGGACAGCAATTTGGAG GATTGATAGATTGGATTACATATGATTATTCTTATCTGCAGCCCATTATGCTGGCGAATTGA
- the LOC113761678 gene encoding uncharacterized protein LOC113761678 isoform X3, which produces MSHRTLDSRHAIESCTLQLHGWRPFQLSAIIPNQTFDSDSPKPYPATTVLHTKRPCRADRGTSFSIEALDISRLSLFDDDRPLSSAAHKRDGVRWFARKRRRRGSRSVSGRSSDRSRSGTYRRRCCSVGASAAYATCSDFPVAAGTDSSGELFVNGDANWSSDVSEAARNTRRERENGNGEKEHLITAFGHAGNFDNQGNESGYGSEPGYRGDAEIGYGDEFDEEEDDPRLPFWGQQFGAHYAGELIDFGSGILA; this is translated from the exons ATGTCCCACAGAACCCTAGACTCCCGGCACGCCATAGAATCCTGCACTTTGCAGCTACACGGCTGGAGACCCTTTCAACTCTCGGCCATTATACCTAATCAAACCTTCGACTCTGATTCTCCCAAACCCTATCCCGCCACCACTGTCCTCCACACCAAGCGCCCCTGCCGAGCCGACAGAGGCACCTCCTTCTCCATCGAGGCCCTCGACATATCCAGGCTAAGCTTGTTCGACGATGATCGCCCTTTATCGTCCGCAGCCCACAAGCGCGACGGAGTTAGGTGGTTCGCCCGGAAGCGCCGCCGCCGTGGATCTAGGTCCGTGTCCGGGAGAAGCAGTGATCGAAGTCGGAGCGGGACTTATCGCCGCCGTTGCTGCTCTGTTGGGGCGTCGGCCGCCTACGCTACTTGCTCCGATTTTCCGGTGGCCGCAGGAACTGATTCCAGTGGGGAGCTGTTTGTGAACGGGGATGCCAATTGGTCGTCGGATGTGAGCGAGGCGGCGAGGAATACgaggagggagagggagaatgGGAATGGTGAGAAAGAGCATTTGATTACTGCGTTTGGGCATGCCGGGAATTTTGACAACCAGGGTAACGAATCGGGCTATGGGAGTGAACCGGGTTACCGTGGCGATGCGGAGATAGGGTACGGCGATGAGTTTGATGAGGAAGAGGATGATCCCCGACTCCCATTCTGGGGACAGCAATTTGGAG CCCATTATGCTGGCGAATTGATAGATTTTGGCAGTGGCATTTTGGCATAG